In Candidatus Saccharibacteria bacterium oral taxon 488, a single window of DNA contains:
- a CDS encoding phosphopyruvate hydratase, giving the protein MNNITITDIHARQILDSRGNPTVEADVRLSDGSFGRAAVPSGASTGSHEAVELRDGDLAYGGKGVLKAVEHVNVEIARALRGMDPFAQHRVDERMRQLDGTLNKGRLGANAILAVSLAVAKAAAESKGIELFVYVNQLANAGTMSLPMPMINVMNGGQHALGATDIQEYMIIPVGASTFEDAMRMSAEVFHALAKVLKAEGYPTTVGDEGGYAPHVRGGNMEPVKLLARAIQQAGYKLEQDFAFALDVASSEFHEGNGQYRLETEHRTLDVTGMIKMYKQLRAEYPVVSIEDGLDEEAWHDWQTLTTELGSTTQLVGDDLLVTNVMRLDRAIAEKAGNAILIKPNQIGTLSETIQAVMMAKKAGWNTVMSHRSGETEDVTIAHLAVGLGTGQIKTGSMSRSERIAKYNELMRIAEMRPELELVRPFKQS; this is encoded by the coding sequence ATGAACAATATCACAATCACAGACATTCACGCACGACAAATTTTAGATTCTCGGGGCAATCCGACGGTGGAGGCCGATGTTCGGCTGAGCGATGGCTCGTTCGGGCGGGCGGCGGTGCCGTCGGGCGCCAGCACTGGTTCGCACGAGGCGGTCGAGCTGCGTGACGGCGACTTGGCGTATGGTGGCAAGGGTGTGCTCAAGGCAGTTGAGCATGTCAATGTTGAGATTGCGCGGGCGCTGCGCGGCATGGATCCATTTGCGCAACATCGGGTTGACGAGCGGATGCGACAGCTGGACGGTACACTGAACAAGGGGCGGCTTGGAGCGAATGCGATCCTAGCGGTCAGCCTAGCAGTTGCCAAGGCGGCGGCTGAGTCTAAGGGTATTGAGCTTTTCGTCTATGTCAATCAGCTGGCGAATGCCGGCACGATGAGCCTGCCGATGCCGATGATTAATGTGATGAACGGTGGGCAGCATGCGCTGGGTGCTACTGATATTCAGGAATATATGATTATCCCGGTCGGCGCGTCGACGTTTGAGGATGCGATGCGGATGAGTGCCGAGGTGTTTCACGCGCTGGCGAAGGTGCTCAAGGCTGAGGGCTACCCGACGACCGTTGGTGATGAAGGTGGCTACGCGCCGCATGTGCGCGGCGGCAATATGGAGCCGGTCAAGCTGCTGGCACGGGCGATTCAGCAGGCTGGCTACAAGTTGGAGCAGGACTTTGCCTTTGCTCTTGACGTGGCTTCAAGTGAGTTTCACGAGGGCAATGGCCAGTATCGGCTGGAGACGGAGCATCGCACGCTGGATGTGACTGGCATGATCAAGATGTACAAACAGCTGCGGGCTGAGTATCCGGTGGTGTCGATCGAGGATGGGCTGGATGAGGAAGCCTGGCACGACTGGCAGACGCTGACGACGGAGCTTGGCTCGACGACGCAGCTGGTCGGTGATGATTTGTTGGTGACGAATGTGATGCGGCTGGACCGGGCGATCGCTGAAAAGGCTGGTAACGCGATTTTAATCAAGCCAAATCAAATCGGTACGTTGAGCGAGACGATTCAGGCGGTGATGATGGCGAAAAAGGCCGGCTGGAATACGGTGATGAGCCACCGCTCGGGCGAGACTGAGGATGTGACCATTGCTCATCTGGCGGTCGGACTCGGTACGGGCCAGATCAAGACCGGCTCGATGTCGCGCTCAGAGCGTATCGCCAAGTACAACGAGCTGATGCGTATCGCCGAGATGCGACCAGAGCTAGAGCTGGTGCGGCCGTTCAAGCAGTCGTAG
- the rplK gene encoding 50S ribosomal protein L11: protein MAKKVIGNLKLRIPAGRATAGPPVGSTLGQWGLNMMDFINPFNDATKDMMGKDVIVHIQVFEDRTFTWKSLGQPVDDMIREKAGIQKGSGKPHAEKVGTITRAQLQEIAEAKMDQLNAIDIEGAMKVVAGSARSMGVEVAD from the coding sequence ATGGCAAAGAAAGTTATCGGTAATCTAAAATTACGCATCCCTGCCGGACGAGCAACCGCCGGGCCACCAGTCGGCTCAACCCTCGGTCAGTGGGGGCTGAACATGATGGATTTCATCAATCCATTCAATGACGCCACCAAAGATATGATGGGCAAGGACGTTATCGTCCATATTCAGGTGTTCGAAGACCGCACCTTTACGTGGAAATCGCTTGGTCAGCCAGTCGATGACATGATCCGCGAAAAAGCCGGCATTCAAAAGGGTTCAGGCAAGCCGCACGCCGAGAAAGTTGGCACAATCACTCGCGCTCAGCTTCAGGAAATTGCTGAAGCAAAAATGGATCAGCTAAACGCCATCGACATCGAAGGCGCGATGAAAGTCGTTGCTGGTTCCGCTCGCTCAATGGGCGTAGAAGTCGCCGACTAA
- a CDS encoding L-threonylcarbamoyladenylate synthase, with product MLPAVGAILLWYNHLVITKNLLDTAVIEALRADKLVVAPTDTIYGLLARADSPRAVDELYRVRQRDRTKSCIILLSSADNIPELTTKQRHIYDQLYCERPTTIAARVSPDFMPHLVRTDATLAFRAVPPDTALSELIQLVGPLLAPSANPGEQLPATTVNEATAYFGDEVAVYVDGGEIKGVMPSRIIKFTDEGQLVALRQ from the coding sequence TTGCTCCCTGCCGTGGGGGCAATTTTATTGTGGTATAATCATTTGGTGATCACCAAAAACTTACTTGATACTGCCGTTATCGAGGCGCTACGAGCCGACAAACTCGTCGTGGCGCCAACTGACACTATTTATGGTCTGCTCGCTCGAGCTGATAGCCCGAGGGCAGTTGATGAGCTGTACCGCGTACGCCAGCGTGACCGCACCAAATCCTGCATCATCCTGCTTAGTAGCGCCGACAACATTCCCGAACTCACCACCAAGCAGCGGCATATCTATGACCAGCTGTACTGCGAACGGCCGACCACTATTGCTGCCAGGGTCAGCCCCGACTTTATGCCGCACCTAGTACGTACTGACGCGACCTTGGCATTTCGTGCCGTACCACCAGACACAGCATTGTCTGAGCTGATTCAGCTGGTCGGTCCACTGCTCGCACCAAGCGCTAACCCCGGCGAGCAACTACCGGCCACCACAGTCAATGAGGCAACCGCGTATTTTGGCGATGAGGTGGCTGTCTACGTTGACGGCGGGGAAATTAAGGGGGTAATGCCTTCACGGATCATCAAATTTACTGATGAGGGGCAGCTGGTTGCCTTGCGGCAATAA
- the nusG gene encoding transcription termination/antitermination protein NusG: protein MMSSNRYDSTRSWYAIHTYSGYEEKVAESIRQRINGVDMADKIFDVMVPKEKQIQIKNGKRKVVDAKIFQGYVLVEMKLTDETWYIVRNTPGVTGFVGADTTPTPVSDKEIAKIKKRMGVEEPKHQIDFSVGEVVSIIDGPFKGFDGSIAEIDAIKGKIKVMVSMFGRDTPVELDALQVKKV, encoded by the coding sequence ATTATGTCATCAAATCGCTACGATTCAACTCGCTCGTGGTACGCCATTCACACCTACTCGGGCTACGAGGAAAAGGTTGCTGAATCCATCCGCCAGCGCATCAACGGCGTCGACATGGCCGACAAAATCTTCGACGTCATGGTGCCGAAAGAAAAGCAAATTCAGATCAAAAACGGCAAGCGCAAGGTTGTCGATGCCAAGATCTTTCAGGGCTATGTGTTGGTCGAGATGAAGCTGACCGACGAGACCTGGTACATTGTCCGCAACACGCCGGGTGTGACTGGCTTCGTTGGTGCTGACACCACGCCAACACCGGTGTCGGACAAAGAAATTGCCAAAATCAAAAAGCGCATGGGTGTCGAAGAACCAAAGCATCAGATCGATTTCTCAGTCGGTGAAGTGGTCTCCATCATTGACGGGCCGTTCAAAGGCTTTGATGGGTCAATCGCAGAAATTGATGCCATCAAGGGCAAAATTAAAGTTATGGTCAGCATGTTTGGCCGCGATACACCGGTCGAGCTGGACGCGCTGCAGGTCAAGAAAGTCTAG
- the secE gene encoding preprotein translocase subunit SecE: protein MAQKNAAESKTRVRRITAKDDETKQPSPHKSKATTTTKKTTSKTAKKTVTATSTSPKQPKTTAKKSAKKSGDVGYFKGAWQELKLVRWPTRSATWSMTAAVLVFTLIFVVLILLLDAGFNWGFNQILK from the coding sequence ATGGCACAAAAAAACGCAGCAGAATCAAAGACGAGAGTTCGCCGCATCACCGCGAAAGATGACGAGACGAAGCAGCCGTCACCACATAAATCAAAAGCAACTACAACCACCAAAAAAACCACCAGTAAGACCGCCAAAAAAACGGTGACAGCGACCAGCACCTCACCAAAACAACCAAAAACCACGGCCAAAAAATCCGCCAAAAAATCAGGCGACGTTGGCTATTTCAAGGGCGCGTGGCAGGAGCTCAAGCTGGTACGCTGGCCGACTCGCTCAGCAACCTGGAGCATGACGGCAGCAGTGCTGGTGTTTACGTTGATCTTCGTGGTGCTGATCTTGCTGCTTGACGCCGGCTTTAACTGGGGCTTTAATCAAATTTTGAAATAG
- a CDS encoding 50S ribosomal protein L1, whose translation MAKKAELLEKAAELKLAVSDKNTIAETEAAIAEAESGAPENSKPHDTKDKDVITEREAVVAKAGKRSQKALDEAAEKAEKEARKEAGDTTPQSDDAEAHVKKGPKPITRPLLERRGKKYQEAAKKIEKNKLYSLDEALKLATETSPVKFDASVEIHVRLGVDPRQADQNVRSTVALPHGTGKDVRVAVFAPESEHAAAKKAGADIIGDEEFLKQLDKEELNFDILVATPQYMPKLGKYARLLGPRGLMPNPKSGTVATDVAKAVSEAKAGKVEYRVDKQAIVHLSIGKVSFGADKLAENTRAFLASLNAQKPSSLKGIYVKSIAIVTTMGPSVKVETSL comes from the coding sequence ATGGCCAAGAAAGCCGAGCTGTTAGAAAAAGCAGCAGAACTAAAATTAGCAGTCAGCGACAAGAATACTATCGCTGAGACTGAAGCGGCAATTGCCGAAGCCGAATCAGGCGCGCCTGAAAATAGCAAGCCGCACGATACCAAAGATAAAGACGTTATCACCGAGCGCGAGGCCGTCGTCGCCAAGGCTGGCAAGCGCAGCCAAAAAGCCCTTGACGAGGCTGCCGAGAAAGCCGAAAAAGAAGCTCGCAAAGAAGCAGGCGACACCACGCCGCAATCCGACGACGCTGAAGCGCATGTTAAGAAAGGCCCGAAGCCGATCACGCGTCCGCTCCTAGAGCGCCGCGGCAAAAAGTATCAGGAAGCTGCCAAGAAGATTGAGAAAAATAAATTGTACAGCCTTGATGAAGCACTGAAACTGGCGACTGAGACCAGCCCGGTCAAATTCGACGCCAGCGTTGAAATTCACGTTCGCCTGGGCGTTGATCCGCGCCAAGCCGATCAGAACGTCCGCTCGACCGTAGCGCTGCCGCACGGCACCGGCAAGGACGTCCGCGTAGCAGTGTTCGCACCAGAGTCAGAGCATGCTGCCGCTAAGAAAGCCGGCGCTGACATCATCGGTGACGAGGAGTTCCTGAAGCAGCTGGACAAGGAAGAATTGAACTTTGATATCTTAGTCGCCACGCCGCAATATATGCCGAAGCTTGGCAAGTACGCCCGGCTGCTCGGTCCGCGCGGCTTGATGCCAAATCCCAAGTCCGGCACCGTCGCTACCGACGTCGCTAAAGCGGTGTCCGAAGCCAAGGCCGGCAAGGTCGAGTACCGCGTCGACAAGCAAGCCATCGTCCACCTGTCAATTGGCAAGGTTTCGTTTGGCGCCGACAAACTGGCAGAAAACACTCGCGCTTTCCTCGCCAGTCTGAACGCCCAAAAGCCATCCAGCCTCAAGGGCATTTACGTCAAATCTATCGCTATCGTCACTACCATGGGACCTAGCGTCAAGGTTGAAACTTCACTGTAA